Proteins encoded in a region of the Neodiprion lecontei isolate iyNeoLeco1 chromosome 5, iyNeoLeco1.1, whole genome shotgun sequence genome:
- the LOC107224128 gene encoding transcription factor Sp4 isoform X1, whose protein sequence is MGQFSLVDPNRDVISDTTEEVDEEHDPLQQQEAVEQQQQQQQQQQQQQQQQQQQQQQQQQQQQQQQQQQQQQQQQQEQQQQQNAQPQIRFLNANVLQQLQQQQVAQQQQQQQQHDAQQQQQQQPQPQVITLQQLQNFVPLQHAQQDQNQQRAQTISVQALPQQFLQNTQLVGGQTQGTLQHQSQPHQQQQQQQQQLSYNMIPQMQTVNIDGQEALFIPSSAMSAATTHHQSQPTMQFATTGGQQVQLAGGQTLITPHPVSLIRTPNVFPTSILQNIGGQTVQLPTDSKASLDVSGQSVQVRPLQFPMQQVQQTVPVQVPVTVSNGQTVYQTVHFPVQALSNVFNMPTTQMIPQITQQIPQMAQIITPNGQIQQVQIANLSQLQGLQGQQVAQQVAQQVAQQQVVQQVAQQQTQQQVVQTVQQQQVAQAQHVQQQQVQQVVQQVIQQQQQHQQQQQQQQQQQQQQQQQQQQQQQQQQQQQPQQHQVQRVQQVSTPAPTVSTWSTSVSTPSNVQVVGIGSLGRTMNGNMLTTKDGQKIDVQTLSTLTRQPDSVEGDLKVSSIDPSHLANSQVIHIQAPQTTQSAMQPITLTGAQGQQLTLIPASALTNLTSQGGMMRGVGSNIMQLQPAAGMNASNGFLQSFPVQNIPGLGNVQVIPASALQQASMQSLPSNPTGTQIVTAAPTVHIEGNEPSKWQIVQTIQSAPTPSTPAPPVQQYQASTTASAPETDPNKQHRRRVACTCPNCGDGDRNRDMTRKRQHVCHIPGCNKVYGKTSHLRAHLRWHTGERPFVCSWVFCGKKFTRSDELQRHRRTHTGEKRFQCPECTKKFMRSDHLTKHIKTHTKLRSGDADVDDPERDLEAETPQEKSWPVSIIAIHSDLPASQEAATSTQEGSSDSQSSSEEKMIITIHKESEPSDMKMN, encoded by the exons ATGGGCCAATTTTCCCTAGTGGACCCGAATAGGGATGTCATCTCAGATACGACG GAGGAGGTCGACGAGGAACACGACCCGTTgcaacaacaagaagctgtggaacagcaacagcaacaacaacaacaacaacaacaacaacaacaacaacaacagcaacaacaacagcagcagcagcagcagcagcagcagcagcagcagcagcagcagcagcagcagcagcagcaggagcagcagcagcagcaaaaTGCACAGCCCCAGATCCGATTTCTAAACGCAAATGTTTTACAGCAGCTCCAACAGCAGCAAGTTgcacagcaacaacaacaacagcagcaacatgatgcgcaacaacaacaacaacaacaaccacAACCACAAGTCATTACCTTGCAACAATTGCAAAACTTTGTGCCTTTGCAACATGCTCAACAAGACCAAAATCAACAAAGGGCGCAAACCATCTCTGTACAAGCTCTGCCGCAGCAGTTCTTACAA AATACTCAACTCGTCGGTGGCCAGACTCAAGGAACGTTGCAGCATCAGTCGCAGCCACaccaacagcagcaacagcaacagcaacagttGAGTTACAACATGATTCCACAGATGCAAACGGTGAACATTGACGGGCAAGAGGCCCTGTTCATTCCATCGTCAGCAATGTCGGCCGCGACTACTCACCACCAGTCTCAGCCGACAATGCAATTTGCGACGACAGGTGGGCAGCAGGTGCAGCTAGCCGGCGGGCAGACTCTGATAACTCCGCATCCCGTCAGCCTGATCAGAACACCCAATGTTTTCCCCACTTCCATCCTACAAAACATCGGTGGACAAACTGTCCAGTTGCCAACAG ATTCCAAGGCTAGCCTGGATGTTTCAGGGCAGAGTGTGCAGGTCCGACCTCTACAATTTCCAATGCAACAAGTCCAGCAAACCGTACCTGTTCAGGTTCCAGTCACCGTTAGCAATGGACAAACTGTCTATCAGACTGTACATTTTCCCGTACAAGCTCTGTCCAATGTATTCAACATGCCCACTACTCAAATGATACCGCAAATTACTCAG CAAATCCCACAAATGGCCCAAATTATTACTCCCAATGGACAAATACAACAAGTACAAATTGCAAATTTGTCACAGCTGCAAGGTTTACAG GGTCAGCAAGTTGCTCAACAAGTAGCTCAGCAGGTAGCGCAGCAGCAAGTTGTGCAGCAAGTTGCTCAGCAGCAAACGCAGCAGCAGGTTGTCCAGACAGTTCAGCAACAACAAGTCGCACAAGCTCAGCATGTGCAGCAGCAACAAGTACAGCAGGTTGTACAGCAAGTTattcagcagcagcagcaacaccaacaacagcagcagcaacaacaacaacaacaacaacaacaacaacaacaacaacaacaacaacaacagcagcaacagcaacagcaaccaCAGCAACATCAAGTGCAACGTGTGCAACAAGTTTCAACACCAGCCCCAACTGTTTCTACATGGAGCACTTCAGTCAGTACACCAAGCAATGTTCAG GTGGTTGGAATAGGATCTCTTGGGAGAACCATGAACGGCAACATGTTGACAACGAAGGATGGGCAGAAGATTGACGTTCAGACATTGTCAACACTGACTAGGCAACCGGACAGTGTCGAAGGAGACCTCAAAGTATCGAGTATCGATCCAAGCCATTTAGCCAACAGTCAAGTCATTCATATTCAAGCACCGCAAACTACTCAGTCTGCAATGCAACCTATCACCCTCACAG GCGCCCAAGGACAACAATTAACACTGATACCAGCCTCTGCCTTGACAAACCTTACTTCGCAAGGTGGAATGATGAGGGGTGTCGGTAGTAACATAATGCAGCTCCAGCCAGCAGCTGGGATGAATGCATCAAATGGATTTCTGCAGTCATTTCCCGTACAAAATATTCCTGGATTGGGAAACGTCCAGGTCATCCCAGCCAGTGCCCTGCAACAGGCCTCCATGCAATCGTTACCTTCAAATCCAACCGGAACGCAAATTGTTACCGCTGCACCAACTGTTCATATTGAGGGAAACGAACCATCCAAGTGGCAGATCGTGCAAACGATTCAGTCCGCGCCTACACCCAGCACTCCTGCCCCACCAGTGCAGCAATATCAGGCAAGCACCACTGCGTCGGCACCTGAGACTGATCCAAACAAACAGCATCGTCGCCGAGTTGCCTGTACCTGTCCAAATTGTGGCGATGGCGACAG AAACAGGGATATGACACGGAAGAGGCAGCATGTATGCCATATTCCAGGCTGCAACAAGGTTTACGGAAAAACAAGTCATCTTCGAGCGCACCTGAGGTGGCACACTGGAGAACGGCCGTTTGTCTGTAGTTGGGTATTTTGCGGTAAAAAGTTCACAAGATCGGACGAACTGCAACGACATCGGAGGACACACACGGGAGAGAAGCGGTTTCAATGCCCAGAGTGTACAAAGAAATTCATGCGCTCCGATCATCTCACTAAACACATTAAGACTCACACGAAACTTCGCAGTGGG GATGCTGACGTCGATGATCCTGAGAGAGATCTAGAAGCGGAGACACCCCAGGAAAAATCTTGGCC
- the LOC107224128 gene encoding mediator of RNA polymerase II transcription subunit 15 isoform X2 codes for MGQFSLVDPNRDVISDTTEEVDEEHDPLQQQEAVEQQQQQQQQQQQQQQQQQQQQQQQQQQQQQQQQQQQQQQQQQEQQQQQNAQPQIRFLNANVLQQLQQQQVAQQQQQQQQHDAQQQQQQQPQPQVITLQQLQNFVPLQHAQQDQNQQRAQTISVQALPQQFLQNTQLVGGQTQGTLQHQSQPHQQQQQQQQQLSYNMIPQMQTVNIDGQEALFIPSSAMSAATTHHQSQPTMQFATTGGQQVQLAGGQTLITPHPVSLIRTPNVFPTSILQNIGGQTVQLPTGQSVQVRPLQFPMQQVQQTVPVQVPVTVSNGQTVYQTVHFPVQALSNVFNMPTTQMIPQITQQIPQMAQIITPNGQIQQVQIANLSQLQGLQGQQVAQQVAQQVAQQQVVQQVAQQQTQQQVVQTVQQQQVAQAQHVQQQQVQQVVQQVIQQQQQHQQQQQQQQQQQQQQQQQQQQQQQQQQQQQPQQHQVQRVQQVSTPAPTVSTWSTSVSTPSNVQVVGIGSLGRTMNGNMLTTKDGQKIDVQTLSTLTRQPDSVEGDLKVSSIDPSHLANSQVIHIQAPQTTQSAMQPITLTGAQGQQLTLIPASALTNLTSQGGMMRGVGSNIMQLQPAAGMNASNGFLQSFPVQNIPGLGNVQVIPASALQQASMQSLPSNPTGTQIVTAAPTVHIEGNEPSKWQIVQTIQSAPTPSTPAPPVQQYQASTTASAPETDPNKQHRRRVACTCPNCGDGDRNRDMTRKRQHVCHIPGCNKVYGKTSHLRAHLRWHTGERPFVCSWVFCGKKFTRSDELQRHRRTHTGEKRFQCPECTKKFMRSDHLTKHIKTHTKLRSGDADVDDPERDLEAETPQEKSWPVSIIAIHSDLPASQEAATSTQEGSSDSQSSSEEKMIITIHKESEPSDMKMN; via the exons ATGGGCCAATTTTCCCTAGTGGACCCGAATAGGGATGTCATCTCAGATACGACG GAGGAGGTCGACGAGGAACACGACCCGTTgcaacaacaagaagctgtggaacagcaacagcaacaacaacaacaacaacaacaacaacaacaacaacaacagcaacaacaacagcagcagcagcagcagcagcagcagcagcagcagcagcagcagcagcagcagcagcagcaggagcagcagcagcagcaaaaTGCACAGCCCCAGATCCGATTTCTAAACGCAAATGTTTTACAGCAGCTCCAACAGCAGCAAGTTgcacagcaacaacaacaacagcagcaacatgatgcgcaacaacaacaacaacaacaaccacAACCACAAGTCATTACCTTGCAACAATTGCAAAACTTTGTGCCTTTGCAACATGCTCAACAAGACCAAAATCAACAAAGGGCGCAAACCATCTCTGTACAAGCTCTGCCGCAGCAGTTCTTACAA AATACTCAACTCGTCGGTGGCCAGACTCAAGGAACGTTGCAGCATCAGTCGCAGCCACaccaacagcagcaacagcaacagcaacagttGAGTTACAACATGATTCCACAGATGCAAACGGTGAACATTGACGGGCAAGAGGCCCTGTTCATTCCATCGTCAGCAATGTCGGCCGCGACTACTCACCACCAGTCTCAGCCGACAATGCAATTTGCGACGACAGGTGGGCAGCAGGTGCAGCTAGCCGGCGGGCAGACTCTGATAACTCCGCATCCCGTCAGCCTGATCAGAACACCCAATGTTTTCCCCACTTCCATCCTACAAAACATCGGTGGACAAACTGTCCAGTTGCCAACAG GGCAGAGTGTGCAGGTCCGACCTCTACAATTTCCAATGCAACAAGTCCAGCAAACCGTACCTGTTCAGGTTCCAGTCACCGTTAGCAATGGACAAACTGTCTATCAGACTGTACATTTTCCCGTACAAGCTCTGTCCAATGTATTCAACATGCCCACTACTCAAATGATACCGCAAATTACTCAG CAAATCCCACAAATGGCCCAAATTATTACTCCCAATGGACAAATACAACAAGTACAAATTGCAAATTTGTCACAGCTGCAAGGTTTACAG GGTCAGCAAGTTGCTCAACAAGTAGCTCAGCAGGTAGCGCAGCAGCAAGTTGTGCAGCAAGTTGCTCAGCAGCAAACGCAGCAGCAGGTTGTCCAGACAGTTCAGCAACAACAAGTCGCACAAGCTCAGCATGTGCAGCAGCAACAAGTACAGCAGGTTGTACAGCAAGTTattcagcagcagcagcaacaccaacaacagcagcagcaacaacaacaacaacaacaacaacaacaacaacaacaacaacaacaacaacagcagcaacagcaacagcaaccaCAGCAACATCAAGTGCAACGTGTGCAACAAGTTTCAACACCAGCCCCAACTGTTTCTACATGGAGCACTTCAGTCAGTACACCAAGCAATGTTCAG GTGGTTGGAATAGGATCTCTTGGGAGAACCATGAACGGCAACATGTTGACAACGAAGGATGGGCAGAAGATTGACGTTCAGACATTGTCAACACTGACTAGGCAACCGGACAGTGTCGAAGGAGACCTCAAAGTATCGAGTATCGATCCAAGCCATTTAGCCAACAGTCAAGTCATTCATATTCAAGCACCGCAAACTACTCAGTCTGCAATGCAACCTATCACCCTCACAG GCGCCCAAGGACAACAATTAACACTGATACCAGCCTCTGCCTTGACAAACCTTACTTCGCAAGGTGGAATGATGAGGGGTGTCGGTAGTAACATAATGCAGCTCCAGCCAGCAGCTGGGATGAATGCATCAAATGGATTTCTGCAGTCATTTCCCGTACAAAATATTCCTGGATTGGGAAACGTCCAGGTCATCCCAGCCAGTGCCCTGCAACAGGCCTCCATGCAATCGTTACCTTCAAATCCAACCGGAACGCAAATTGTTACCGCTGCACCAACTGTTCATATTGAGGGAAACGAACCATCCAAGTGGCAGATCGTGCAAACGATTCAGTCCGCGCCTACACCCAGCACTCCTGCCCCACCAGTGCAGCAATATCAGGCAAGCACCACTGCGTCGGCACCTGAGACTGATCCAAACAAACAGCATCGTCGCCGAGTTGCCTGTACCTGTCCAAATTGTGGCGATGGCGACAG AAACAGGGATATGACACGGAAGAGGCAGCATGTATGCCATATTCCAGGCTGCAACAAGGTTTACGGAAAAACAAGTCATCTTCGAGCGCACCTGAGGTGGCACACTGGAGAACGGCCGTTTGTCTGTAGTTGGGTATTTTGCGGTAAAAAGTTCACAAGATCGGACGAACTGCAACGACATCGGAGGACACACACGGGAGAGAAGCGGTTTCAATGCCCAGAGTGTACAAAGAAATTCATGCGCTCCGATCATCTCACTAAACACATTAAGACTCACACGAAACTTCGCAGTGGG GATGCTGACGTCGATGATCCTGAGAGAGATCTAGAAGCGGAGACACCCCAGGAAAAATCTTGGCC
- the LOC107224128 gene encoding transcription factor Sp4 isoform X3, whose product MATVKIQPKEEVDEEHDPLQQQEAVEQQQQQQQQQQQQQQQQQQQQQQQQQQQQQQQQQQQQQQQQQEQQQQQNAQPQIRFLNANVLQQLQQQQVAQQQQQQQQHDAQQQQQQQPQPQVITLQQLQNFVPLQHAQQDQNQQRAQTISVQALPQQFLQNTQLVGGQTQGTLQHQSQPHQQQQQQQQQLSYNMIPQMQTVNIDGQEALFIPSSAMSAATTHHQSQPTMQFATTGGQQVQLAGGQTLITPHPVSLIRTPNVFPTSILQNIGGQTVQLPTDSKASLDVSGQSVQVRPLQFPMQQVQQTVPVQVPVTVSNGQTVYQTVHFPVQALSNVFNMPTTQMIPQITQQIPQMAQIITPNGQIQQVQIANLSQLQGLQGQQVAQQVAQQVAQQQVVQQVAQQQTQQQVVQTVQQQQVAQAQHVQQQQVQQVVQQVIQQQQQHQQQQQQQQQQQQQQQQQQQQQQQQQQQQQPQQHQVQRVQQVSTPAPTVSTWSTSVSTPSNVQVVGIGSLGRTMNGNMLTTKDGQKIDVQTLSTLTRQPDSVEGDLKVSSIDPSHLANSQVIHIQAPQTTQSAMQPITLTGAQGQQLTLIPASALTNLTSQGGMMRGVGSNIMQLQPAAGMNASNGFLQSFPVQNIPGLGNVQVIPASALQQASMQSLPSNPTGTQIVTAAPTVHIEGNEPSKWQIVQTIQSAPTPSTPAPPVQQYQASTTASAPETDPNKQHRRRVACTCPNCGDGDRNRDMTRKRQHVCHIPGCNKVYGKTSHLRAHLRWHTGERPFVCSWVFCGKKFTRSDELQRHRRTHTGEKRFQCPECTKKFMRSDHLTKHIKTHTKLRSGDADVDDPERDLEAETPQEKSWPVSIIAIHSDLPASQEAATSTQEGSSDSQSSSEEKMIITIHKESEPSDMKMN is encoded by the exons ATGGCCACAGTCAAGATTCAGCCAAAG GAGGAGGTCGACGAGGAACACGACCCGTTgcaacaacaagaagctgtggaacagcaacagcaacaacaacaacaacaacaacaacaacaacaacaacaacagcaacaacaacagcagcagcagcagcagcagcagcagcagcagcagcagcagcagcagcagcagcagcagcaggagcagcagcagcagcaaaaTGCACAGCCCCAGATCCGATTTCTAAACGCAAATGTTTTACAGCAGCTCCAACAGCAGCAAGTTgcacagcaacaacaacaacagcagcaacatgatgcgcaacaacaacaacaacaacaaccacAACCACAAGTCATTACCTTGCAACAATTGCAAAACTTTGTGCCTTTGCAACATGCTCAACAAGACCAAAATCAACAAAGGGCGCAAACCATCTCTGTACAAGCTCTGCCGCAGCAGTTCTTACAA AATACTCAACTCGTCGGTGGCCAGACTCAAGGAACGTTGCAGCATCAGTCGCAGCCACaccaacagcagcaacagcaacagcaacagttGAGTTACAACATGATTCCACAGATGCAAACGGTGAACATTGACGGGCAAGAGGCCCTGTTCATTCCATCGTCAGCAATGTCGGCCGCGACTACTCACCACCAGTCTCAGCCGACAATGCAATTTGCGACGACAGGTGGGCAGCAGGTGCAGCTAGCCGGCGGGCAGACTCTGATAACTCCGCATCCCGTCAGCCTGATCAGAACACCCAATGTTTTCCCCACTTCCATCCTACAAAACATCGGTGGACAAACTGTCCAGTTGCCAACAG ATTCCAAGGCTAGCCTGGATGTTTCAGGGCAGAGTGTGCAGGTCCGACCTCTACAATTTCCAATGCAACAAGTCCAGCAAACCGTACCTGTTCAGGTTCCAGTCACCGTTAGCAATGGACAAACTGTCTATCAGACTGTACATTTTCCCGTACAAGCTCTGTCCAATGTATTCAACATGCCCACTACTCAAATGATACCGCAAATTACTCAG CAAATCCCACAAATGGCCCAAATTATTACTCCCAATGGACAAATACAACAAGTACAAATTGCAAATTTGTCACAGCTGCAAGGTTTACAG GGTCAGCAAGTTGCTCAACAAGTAGCTCAGCAGGTAGCGCAGCAGCAAGTTGTGCAGCAAGTTGCTCAGCAGCAAACGCAGCAGCAGGTTGTCCAGACAGTTCAGCAACAACAAGTCGCACAAGCTCAGCATGTGCAGCAGCAACAAGTACAGCAGGTTGTACAGCAAGTTattcagcagcagcagcaacaccaacaacagcagcagcaacaacaacaacaacaacaacaacaacaacaacaacaacaacaacaacaacagcagcaacagcaacagcaaccaCAGCAACATCAAGTGCAACGTGTGCAACAAGTTTCAACACCAGCCCCAACTGTTTCTACATGGAGCACTTCAGTCAGTACACCAAGCAATGTTCAG GTGGTTGGAATAGGATCTCTTGGGAGAACCATGAACGGCAACATGTTGACAACGAAGGATGGGCAGAAGATTGACGTTCAGACATTGTCAACACTGACTAGGCAACCGGACAGTGTCGAAGGAGACCTCAAAGTATCGAGTATCGATCCAAGCCATTTAGCCAACAGTCAAGTCATTCATATTCAAGCACCGCAAACTACTCAGTCTGCAATGCAACCTATCACCCTCACAG GCGCCCAAGGACAACAATTAACACTGATACCAGCCTCTGCCTTGACAAACCTTACTTCGCAAGGTGGAATGATGAGGGGTGTCGGTAGTAACATAATGCAGCTCCAGCCAGCAGCTGGGATGAATGCATCAAATGGATTTCTGCAGTCATTTCCCGTACAAAATATTCCTGGATTGGGAAACGTCCAGGTCATCCCAGCCAGTGCCCTGCAACAGGCCTCCATGCAATCGTTACCTTCAAATCCAACCGGAACGCAAATTGTTACCGCTGCACCAACTGTTCATATTGAGGGAAACGAACCATCCAAGTGGCAGATCGTGCAAACGATTCAGTCCGCGCCTACACCCAGCACTCCTGCCCCACCAGTGCAGCAATATCAGGCAAGCACCACTGCGTCGGCACCTGAGACTGATCCAAACAAACAGCATCGTCGCCGAGTTGCCTGTACCTGTCCAAATTGTGGCGATGGCGACAG AAACAGGGATATGACACGGAAGAGGCAGCATGTATGCCATATTCCAGGCTGCAACAAGGTTTACGGAAAAACAAGTCATCTTCGAGCGCACCTGAGGTGGCACACTGGAGAACGGCCGTTTGTCTGTAGTTGGGTATTTTGCGGTAAAAAGTTCACAAGATCGGACGAACTGCAACGACATCGGAGGACACACACGGGAGAGAAGCGGTTTCAATGCCCAGAGTGTACAAAGAAATTCATGCGCTCCGATCATCTCACTAAACACATTAAGACTCACACGAAACTTCGCAGTGGG GATGCTGACGTCGATGATCCTGAGAGAGATCTAGAAGCGGAGACACCCCAGGAAAAATCTTGGCC